One Brassica napus cultivar Da-Ae chromosome C2, Da-Ae, whole genome shotgun sequence DNA window includes the following coding sequences:
- the LOC111209420 gene encoding uncharacterized protein LOC111209420, translating into MSKIANLDFSALKSNGDNYLEWALDAKIMLRSKDLGDTITKDNNSSDKDKYRAIYMIRHHLQENLKTQYMTMENPYDLWIALQRRYDHQKTVLLPKAQYDWKHIRFLDYKSVDEYNSVLFRIVSLLRLCGEKVTEEEMLNKTLSTFPQTNMVLQQQYRERNFATYTELIECLLLAEANNELLLKNSEMRPPGTAPLPDISKLAIEPKKESNLVQHNDHPGPNRGRSQGRGRGSFKAHGRGRGRGTTPGFSRGRGRGRSVSFKPQIKADRCHICGMGNHWAKNCRTPKHLCELYMESLKRNPEANMVRDPGYDGDDDDDLEDVQDHQHESDKVDHMEFETSDILK; encoded by the coding sequence atGTCAAAGATTGCGAATCTTGATTTCAGTGCTTTGAAAAGCAATGGTGACAACTACCTGGAATGGGCGCTTGATGCAAAGATCATGCTGCGATCAAAAGATCTTGGTGACACAATCACCAAAGACAACAATTCCAGTGACAAAGACAAGTATAGAGCTATCTACATGATACGCCACCATCTCCAAGAGAACTTGAAAACTCAGTACATGACCATGGAAAATCCATATGACCTTTGGATCGCTTTACAGCGAAGATATgaccaccagaaaacggtgttgcttccaaaggctcaATATGATTGGAAACACATAAGGTTCTTGGACTACAAATCAGTAGACGAGTACAACTCAGTCCTGTTCAGAATTGTGTCCTTGTTAAGGTTATGTGGTGAAAAAGTAACCGAGGAAGAGATGCTTAATAAAACTCTCTCCACGTTTCCTCAAACCAACATGGTATTGCAACAGCAGTACAGAGAGAGGAATTTCGCCACATATACTGAGTTGATAGAATGTCTCTTGTTGGCTGAAGCTAACAACGAACTGTTATTgaaaaacagtgagatgagacctcctGGTACAGCTCCATTACCCGACATCTCTAAGCTGGCTATAGAGCCAAAGAAAGAGAGTAACCTTGTCCAACACAATGACCATCCCGGTCCAAACCGTGGAAGAAGTCAAGGACGAGGTCGTGGTTCTTTTAAAGCACACGGGCGAGGACGTGGTCGCGGTACCACACCCGGCTTTAGCCGTGGTCGTGGCCGAGGCCGTAGTGTGTCTTTTAAACCACAGATCAAAGCTGATCGATGCCACATATGTGGTATGGGTAATCATTGGGCAAAAAATTGCCGAACTCCTAAGCATTTGTGTGAGCTTTACATGGAGAGCTTAAAAAGAAACCCAGAAGCTAACATGGTTCGAGACCCGGGatatgatggtgatgatgatgatgacttggAAGACGTCCAGGATCACCAGCACGAGTCAGACAAAGTTGATCACATGGAGTTTGAAACTTCAGACATACTGAAATAA